The stretch of DNA AACTTAAGATTTCGTCAAGAGTCTGCCTGTATCCCATAGGAGTCGTTTTGCCCAACGTAGAACAACTAATGCGCTGATAACAGCTACGGCAGAATCAATCCAAGTGATATGCCAAAACATTGCACAGAGTATTCCGATGATGGCTCCAATCTCCGTCAAAGCATCTGAAAGAACATGAAGGTAGGCAGCATGGCTATTATAATCTGCCGTGCCATGATGACCGTGAAGAACGGAAACACTTATCGTGTTGGCCAACAGGCCTATCCCTGCTGTGAGTAATGCAAGCTCATAGTTGAATATTTCTTCATGAGTTGAGAATCGTTCAACAGCTTCAACAATAATAAAGATTGCTGTGAGAACCAAAAAGATTCCGCTTGTAAAAGCTGCCAAGTTTAGAACCTTTTCAGTATCATAATGAGTTGCACGCTTATTTTGCAAAGAACGTACTAGTACATATGCAGCCCAGTTAAGTCCAATAACTAACACATGCGATCCCATGTGAACTCCATCAGCGAAAAGTGCCATAGAGTGAGAAGATAATCCTACGATAATCTCGGCAAGCATTACGCAGAAGGCGAAGACAACCACAAAGGCTGTACGTTTCTCTTGTGAAGAACGGTCTATATTGTTTGACATTGTT from Prevotella scopos JCM 17725 encodes:
- a CDS encoding cation diffusion facilitator family transporter, whose amino-acid sequence is MSNNIDRSSQEKRTAFVVVFAFCVMLAEIIVGLSSHSMALFADGVHMGSHVLVIGLNWAAYVLVRSLQNKRATHYDTEKVLNLAAFTSGIFLVLTAIFIIVEAVERFSTHEEIFNYELALLTAGIGLLANTISVSVLHGHHGTADYNSHAAYLHVLSDALTEIGAIIGILCAMFWHITWIDSAVAVISALVVLRWAKRLLWDTGRLLTKS